Part of the Zingiber officinale cultivar Zhangliang chromosome 6A, Zo_v1.1, whole genome shotgun sequence genome, GCGCAGGGTCATTTAATTGAAGCTCCAACTCTGTTACCATGTCCCGCAACACCTTATTTTGGTAATGAACAGCATGGAAGGATTGATTTATTATCAGGGACTCTGCACAGGCCTGGGACATAAAGGAGACATCTGATAAGAGCGGGGAGGATAATAGCTGTGGTAATCAATCATGAAAGCTTACCTTGATATACAGCTCAGAGAATCTATCCATCTGGGCAGGGGCGGCAAGAGTTCCATctgatgcatactttcttcccATAAAGTGGCCAAACGACCTTTCATTGTGAAGGAGTTGGTGGGAACATCCTGTCATGATCTTAACTAAGCCTCAGAAGGAGCAGTGGTACGATAATAGTGATGAACGGGTGGTGGTGGCTGTGAAGGCCCAGCAGCTGACCCAGAAGGAGCTGAAAGGGGCATATGAGAAAGCTCTGGAGGTGAGGTAGTTGATGAAGGGCGATGTGATGGGCCAGCTTCGGTGCTCTGATGCTGTTGCGAGGTGGAAGGTTTAGCTAGCGGGGACTCGGTCGGAACCTCAGGTGGAGCAGGAGTAGCATCTGCCTGGCTCGGGATAGGCGTAGTGGTTGCAATGGGAGGCGTGGTGGTGGCAACAGGAGGTGACGGAGGAGGAACAGCGGAGGGACCTGAGTCTTGGCTAGGATTGGGGGCCCTGCGGTGAAGTCTCCGAGTCAGAATCTTCGGAAGGTAGCTGAACCCTACGCCGAGAAGAAGAAGGGGCATCACGATTCAAGCGGTCATTTACAGAACGTGCCCGACAAGCCGCCTGAGAAGCTTCTCTGAAGGCAGGGCTTGCGTAAGGTACGTTGGCTGATCTTCGACTGCGGCCGTGACCAGGGCTGGAGGTTGGTGGGAAGGATTAATTGATTGAAGAGGCGTCGGGGTGAAGGGTCGGGCTGTAGGCGGGGCCCGGGGACGAACAGGGGCGGCAGGCTGGGATGTAGGTGTAGTCCTGGGATGAGCGGGGCGAGCAGAGGAGGCAGGTCGGATAGTAGATGAGGCTCTGCGAGGAAAACGGGGTTGGGGATTTGCAGGGGAAGCCACACCGACATGGGTCGAAGTCGAGTAGGGGAGCGATCTCCTTTCTAAAATAACTCGACCGCGCCTCATTATCTCCATATCACTTATAGGAAGAGGCTGAACTTCTGAGGCACGGGTTAACACATCAGCTGCACAAGATAGAGTACGGGATCAGATACAGTAGGTAAAACAAAATGCATAAAGTTATAAAAGAACCAAAAGAGAAGCTTACCCATGGAATGAGGCGTCTCAGGAGTAAGATAGCTCAGGCATAAATATGATAGCAATTCCTCGGACAATAAGCGTGTTAAGTTCAATTGCCATCCTGCCAAGCGAGAGGAAGCCTCTATATAGGAGGTATCAAGATGAAAATCCCCTAGTGGCGGGGTCGGGGGAAGTGACGATTGCCATTGCAGGGGCCATTCTACCTCATTGGGGAATTGAATGAAGAGGAACTTGTTCCTCCAGTCCGTTCCAGAAGACTGTAGGGGTGAGAAAAAAGTAGCCTGAAGGCGCGGCTGGAAGCGGAATGCGCCTTCTTCCTGTTGCCGGAGGGTGAAGAAAACAGTGGAACAAAGGGGCGGACCAGGACAGCTCGCATACGTCGCAGAGTACTACAAATCCACAGAGGATCCTTATAGAATTCGGCGTCAATTGTCCCAGGGGAATTTTGAAGTGGTGGTACACATCAGaaaagaaggggtgaagaggaaGACGAAGGTCGACCACAAATTGTTCTTTAAAGAAAGTGCAATATCCATCAGGAGGAGCAACAAATTGGTGTACTCCGGTGGGGATGATCACATGTGCGTTATCCGCAACTCCATAGGTCTATCGCAGATCATCCCGGTCTAGCTCGTCGAAAGTGGATGAGCTAGGAAAGTATATCGCCGCCAAAGAAGACAGATAGGAGGAGGATGCCATGTGAAaagaaacaaaaggagaagagatcaAGCGGGAAGCTATCGACGCAAAGACAAAGATTCAGGAGTAGTAATGGATTCAggcgggaagaagaagaagacgtgaAAAGTCTGGAGGCAAAAGCGAGAGAAGATTATTTATAGCCGTTGGGCGGAGGGGCAATTTAGTCAGGTATCATCCACCGGTCCACAATAATTGGCGGGAGCAAAGAGGGCCGATGGATCTTCTTTGAAAATAACTCCCAAGGGTATATCTGGAAAAGTGTCGGCGCGAAGTACAAGGAGATGGATTTCGGGAAAATACGCAACAGTTATAAGTGCCTTATGATCTCTTAATCCTCACTTTCCCGATCTGGTCTTAACCTTCGCTTTCCCGCTCTAGTATTATCCGGTGCTGGATTAAGGCGGAAAGAACAGACCGGGATGTGTGGTTGAGCCAAGGTGGTCGGCAGAAAAAGGCAAGGTAAACAGGTCGGGGTAAAAAAGGATATCCCGACCGGGATCAGCtaacacttgaattagaaggccGAAGTACACCTCCATATCGCTATAGTCCATACCGGTCGGAAAACATACCAGGTAATAAGAAACTAATTAGCTAAGGGAAGTTCAAAAACAAGCAGTCATGTCATAGCATATCACACAAGAGTTAAAGGGTCCTATATGCTAACAAGTCCTGACAATGTTTTAGTTACATAGACACACGTCAAAGTTCAACATACAGTGCCACATCAAGGCTCAGTATTAGCAGGAGGTTCAGGAAGGAGAAATAAGTCGTCGTCATCCTTGAAGGAAGGAAACAACCCGGCCGGAAGCTCGTTCATCAAGCGAGCAATGTCCAAGAAGCTTTCTGAAGGGGCGGAGCGAAGCAGATCCTGCTCAAACATTTGACGAGTCCCACAGGTTGCGTCGCAGCATAGCATAAGGTTCATCAAACCTCCTATCTTCCTCAAAAAGAAAGGAGATGAGATGTAGGATAACCTATACGCTCTCAGACGATCAGCTTCTCCTGCTTGATAATTTGCCAGCTCTGCCCGGGCCTTCTCAGCATCGGCTTGGGCCAAAGACAAATCTTTTTGACTTTGGGAAGCATTCTCCTGAGCCTTCAAAAGATCGACCTGCATTGATTTAAGGGTTGCTTGGCTGGCCTCCCAGTGACTTTGGATGACTTTCTCCCGGTCGGCACTGGAAGCTAGCTGACCCTGAACATCTGTTAAGTTTTTCTGAAGAGTCTCTTGGGTTTCTTGCAGACTCTTCAGATCGGAGGATAGGGTGGTCAACCGAGCATCCTTCTCATCCAATTCAACCACTAGTGATCGACGCCACTCCCCCTCAGAAGCCAGCTTGGACTCGCTGATCTTCAGAGCTGCTTCCAAGGTCTCTATTTTATCAAAAGCTGCATGGGAGATCTTTCGAGCGGACTCTGCAGATTCCCCAATCAATCGAAGATCCCCCGCCAGGTCCCCGGGTGTCGAGTTGAGTGGATCGTGAGGTGTAAGCGGCGGCTCCAATTCTTGAAGGCGAGCCTTCAGCTCCTCATGCTCCCTCTGCAAATTGGTTGCGTATTGAATCGTACCCAGGCCGGTAGAGCAGGCCTGCATAAGACGCAGAGTGAAGGATTATAaggaattctagaggaagagccTTGAGAAAAGAAAAACTCACAGAGATTATCTGGCGAGAGGCGTGATCCAGTCCCTCCATCGGCAGATTGTTCCAAAACCTCCGATTGCCAGACCGCCAGGACGCGGCTAACTCGCCCTGCAGCTGAACCAGGCCAACAGTGGGAGGAGCCTCTTCTGCAGTTTCTTCGGCGGCATCGGGCCCGACGGAGGAGGGCAGCCACTAAGAGGTGGTGAAAGCATACTTTTTGGGGATTTTCCCCTAGGATCGAGAGGTGGAGGTCGGAGCGGCTACAGGAAGTGAGGCGGACACAGTGGTCGAGCTCCCGGGCTGGTCTAATACAGGAAAAGGGATCTGCCCAGGAGAGAAGGCCTGAGCAGGAAGAGAGGCCTGATCAGGAGTCAGAGCCCGATCGGGTGTTTAGGCTGATATTCTGGGCGACAGGGTGGGCACCTCTGGTCCCAGAGTCATCTCCCGGTCGGGAGTAATAGCCTTTGCCTCGGAAGATTGAGAGGTTGCGGATGAACGCTGGCCAGAAGGAATAGGAGGAGGAGACGCCTGAACCGCGGGAATAACCCTCTTCCTTTTGCGTTGAAGGCGTAGTCATTTAGCGGGAGGGAGAGACGCAGCTCGTTCTTCCTCGGCCTGGTCCAAGGTGGCAGGGTCTTCCATCGAGGCAACATCCAAAGGAAGAGTGGGGGAAGCTTCCACCCGGGCTGGCGCCGATGGGGCAGACTGTGAGACAGAAGGGGCAGCTTGTGAGGCAGAAGGGGCAGATTGTGAGGAAGCAGCCAAGCCTTGTTTAAGCTCCACACTCAGAGCTCTCAAAACGGCGAGAGATTGTTGTTTTATATTTGAAGAATAGGTCCTAAGCATAACGGCCTCTGCAAAGTAAAagaaagatacctcagttagcgaagaatagCAAGAAGGAAAACAGGGTCTTACCTAAAGGAGCCCCTATCTCTGCCTGAATTGGGCTGAGCCCGAAAGAATACAAAAAGCCTTCCAACAGTATTATAGACAAGCGAACGCTCATGCCTTGAAATTTTTCTAAAGCGACGTCGCATGAAGACTGATGTTGGTGCATAGGAAGATTGGAAGGAATGTCAGAGCGTCATTGGGTCGGCTCGACCAAGGGATCAGGtaatctaataaagaagaaacgagatttccacCCTTTGTTAGAAGAAGACATGTCAGAAAAGAACTTATAACCAGGTCTAGCCTGTACCATGAATACCCCTGGTTCAGAGCGTTTGAAGAAATAAAAGTGATGAAATAGTTGAACGGTCAAGGGGATTTGATATATGCGACATAGAATGACAGTGCCACATATGGCTCTGAAGAAGTTGGGAGCAAATTGAGAGGGGCAGATACCAAAGTACTAGCTCAGGGAGGAGATGAATGGATATATAGGGAAACTAAGGCCTTCTAAAAGCTAGTCCTTAAAAAACAGTCATGAAGCCTTCAGGAGGGTTTGCGGGATGTTCGCTGGGTGTGGGGACTCGAAGTTCATAATCCTCGCTAAGTCTCATGTTAGATTGGATTACGGACAAGTCATGGTCGTCTATATCAGAAATGTAACAAGAATACCAAAAGGAAGTCTTACCATCTGCCATTATTAAAGTAaggaaggttgaagaagaagtcAGTCGAAAGGGGAAGAACACCGGGCGTAAAGAGTTGAGACGGGGAAAGGCTAAGGCACCAGAGACAGCAAAACAACAAGGTGGCGAAAGAAAGAGAAACGCTCAAGGTGATGacggcggactgcctttagggatTATAAAGTGGGTTttcctagggaatatcgaaaGATGAGTCGAGTATATTTTTGGGTAAAGCGCCCAATGTCGTCTGATCATGGAACGACATACTCTTGTGGGGAGTTGTGTACAAAAAGGAGTTGAATCGGCGACATTATACGGCGTAAGCAATAAAGGCGTGGGACAGGTGTCACCCCCCTAGGAAGTGTATTAATGATagacgtgataaggaaatcatgagagAAAGCGGGCGTACGGAAGCGTCTGACATGCGATTTTCTCGGGAAGCGGCGAAGAAAATTGGAGGGAAATAAATTTGAATGTTGCAAGACTACATGGTGTCATTTTCTTGAGGGCTAactaagattttaatatttttttatcttaacaATACGTCTGATATTGTATATCTCTTGACTACAGACAAGGTCAAAGCGGCCCCTTTAAGCAATCCCTGGTCGGGAATTCATCCCCGGTCGGTAACTTACCCCCGGTCGGGAACTTACCCCTGGTTAGGAACTCACCTCCAAGTCGGCAACATCTATTCCTGAACAGACTTTCCTAAGAAGTCTCGGTCAGtcatcccagactctcgtcccggcgcgagttataagtgagcatgctctcacgcccaacgaccatccaggtcgggtcccagactctcgccccagtgcgagttataagtgagcatgctctcatgcccaacgaccgtccaggtcgggtcccagactctcgccccagtgcgagttataagtaagcatgctctcacgcccaacgatcgtctaggtcaggtcccagactctcgccctagtgcgagttataagtgagtctgctctcacacccaacgaccgtccaggtcgggtcccagactctcgctccagtgaaagttataagtgagcatgctctcacgcccaacgaccgtccaggtcgggtcccagactctcgcctcagtgcgagttataagtgagcatgctcacgCCCACCGCCCGTGTCGGGTCCCACTCGCCCggtccgagttataagtgagtctgctcacgcccaacgaccgtccgggtcgggtcccaaactctcgccccatcacgagttataagtgagcatgctctccaGACGGCTCGGTCGGGTCCCGAACTCTCGCCCggtgagagttataagtgagcatgctcacgcccaacgaccgtcccggtcccagactctcgccccagtgcgagttataagtgagcatgctctcacgcccaacgaccgtccaggtcgggtcccagactctcgccccagtgcgagttataagtgagcatgctctcacgcccaacgaccgtccaggtcgggtcccagactctcgccccagtacgagttataagtgagcatgctctcacgcccaacgaccgtccaggtcgggtcacagactctcgccccagtgcgagttataagtgagcctgctctcactCCCAACGATCgttcaggtcgggtcccagattctcgccccagtgcgagttttaagtgagctatgctctcacgcccaatgaccttcccggtCAGTGCAATGATTTTCTCGGTCAGTACTCCTTATATTCACCGAAGCAAAATGCAACAAGCCAAGTTCTCATGCCTGACTGGTCAGTAAGCCATATTTCAAGGGTTTTTGCTAAATTTGAAATTTCGCAGGCACATTCTCAAGTCACAGGCCCATTCTCAAGCGTCTCAGTTGCTCCAGCCGGGGGTTCATATATTATGAGGTAAGAGGAAGATAGGGTAAGCAAGttatctttattatttttattagaaaTACC contains:
- the LOC121995248 gene encoding proline-rich extensin-like protein EPR1 translates to MSVWLPLQIPNPVFLAEPHLLSDLPPLLAPLIPGLHLHPSLPPLFVPGPRLQPDPSPRRLFNQLILPTNLQPWSRPQSKISQRTLRKPCLQRSFSGGLSGTFWFSYLPKILTRRLHRRAPNPSQDSGPSAVPPPSPPVATTTPPIATTTPIPSQADATPAPPEVPTESPLAKPSTSQQHQSTEAGPSHRPSSTTSPPELSHMPLSAPSGSAAGPSQPPPPVHHYYRTTAPSEA